From one Humulus lupulus chromosome 8, drHumLupu1.1, whole genome shotgun sequence genomic stretch:
- the LOC133794225 gene encoding uncharacterized protein LOC133794225 — protein sequence MSETPKSRLTLILHLLLLVLVFHSLTATSSLHNLLRSQGLPAGLFPDTVKSYDLDHLGRLEVHLEWPCFSKFETRVYYESVVRANLTFGRLQGLEGLSQEELFLWLPVKGISVNDPSSGLILFDIGVAHKRLSLSLFEDPPVCKPQGMRKSMGFQVQR from the exons atgtctGAAACACCCAAATCTCGTCTCACCCTGATCCTCCATCTTCTTCTTCTGGTTCTTGTTTTTCATTCTCTCACCGCCACTTCATCACTCCATAACTTGCTCCGGAGCCAGGGCTTGCCCGCTGGGCTCTTCCCTGACACCGTCAAATCATACGATCTGGACCACTTGGGTCGCCTGGAGGTGCACCTCGAATGGCCTTGCTTCTCCAAATTCGAGACAAGGGTATACTACGAAAGCGTCGTCAGAGCCAATCTTACCTTCGGAAGGCTTCAAGGGCTTGAGGGTCTTTCTCAGGAGGAACTATTTCTATGGTTGCCCGTCaagggcatatctgtaaatgaCCCTTCCTCTGGTCTGATTTTGTTCGATATTGGTGTTGCCCATAAGCGACTTTCCCTTTCTCTCTTTGAAGACCCTCCTGTCTGTAAACCTCAAG GGATGAGGAAGAGTATGGGATttcaagttcagagatga